A region of the Salvia splendens isolate huo1 chromosome 11, SspV2, whole genome shotgun sequence genome:
GGGGACCTCAGTAACAGATTTAGCTTGCAGCTCACTTCACTTCTACACACTTTTGGGTTTTCATGGGGAAATTGTTGGGTAGTTCTAGGTTACTGTTTACTAGTTAGTTGTTGGAGTAACACAGTCCTCGTGAAGGGCGAAAATACACTTTAATcgctttcattttagttttctgacgtgaatttcaccgagcttcgtcgttcgaagctcggccctgTTTTCTGTCGAATTTGCTTTAgtttatgaaatttctgtttTCCGCCATTAACGAGTTTttgttgatttcgattatggatgtCGTTTACTTTGAGTTTGTTGATTGCTGAATTTTGTGAAATCGTGGAATTgggtgttgatcggagtagatctggtTGAATCGGGAAAAATTGAGTCgattttggttgttgttgagttcgggttgcttggatccggagtggatttaGCATCCGACATTGTACCTGAAGCAGAGTGATTGAGATTTATTcctagctttcgtgttttcatttcatttcgtctAGTATAtttagatctgttttatttcttgttGTTTGCGACTTTCCGACGTCCgcatttctatattctgtttgaatctcgGTATGTGCtatgttttcttcatctgcggTTTTGATTCAGTTGATGTGATGCTTGTTAGTGTTAGTTAAATGCtttgttagttagttgcagcttttcttccgtacttgatatttcCGGAAGTTGGTCCCACTTTTATTTGCGTTTGTTTAGCTATAGTTGGTAATCGTGTTCTCAGTCTAGGAAGTAAGTTTAAAATTCCGTAGTTCTAAGGATGTTAAAGCACTGCATGTTGTTTACAGTTTACTAGGTCTAAGCGTCtaattttgtgcctaggtctagaagtAGAATACCTCAACcaaagtttgcgtggcagcagccgttttctaACCAAAAATTCTCTAGATGCCTTCTtgcgcgtccatcttcgtgggatcgacccattgcttctctatactagtctatagtataacgggttgagggatttttGAAACACGAGagtttgtgtgtccaacgactgagtcttatatattcccttgagttcctagacctagtgatctagtggattcagtGGTCTTAGTGGCTCGACCTAGAACAGTAGAACACACCATGCACACTCAGCACACTCTGGCTCTTCACAGGGCgttggtccggccatcagttttgtcgccaacgggaaccagcatgataagggctactacttggcggatgagatataccctaggtggcctgtctttgtgaagacgatcagatgcgcatcggatgagaggaaggcctactttgcggaacgccatgagtcggcgcgcaaggacgtggagcgcgcatttggtgtgctccaagctcgatgggctgcaATTAGGGGttcaacgcgtttgtggcatatcgactgcattgctgatataatgtacgcatgtattatcatgcacaatatgattgtcgaagatgaaggtgtacaactgactagttgggccaacgacgataacgaagccggtccaagccacagCGTGGCCACCCTGGGTCCGGCAGAATATTCACGCACATGGACTTATAATTACACGTTAGCACCATGGAAAACACAGAATTTAGACCCAAAATAGATGCATAAAACGAGCCTTATCACCTATATGATACAAAGTTGCACATATTTATTGATTTGTAATGTATGCTTAGTTGAGTGCAACTTTGGGGGAACCCTTGTTTGCTTGTCTATTATTTGGTATTCTTTTAGAGTTTGAACTTTCTTTTGTAGGACAATAACAATAAGAGGTGATGTGGAAGAGAGTCTCGGCAAGAGACACGGTGCCCTCACGGTACCCCCATGAGCTTCCCCTCGGTACTTTGGGGATTTTGGAGGACTTTTGGGCGTTATGCAACGTCGGGGAGGGTAACGGCATTATTCACATGTTCCAAGGGAGATGGCACTCTTATAGGAGACTCACTCTTTAGTTCCTAAGCACACTTAAGGTGCACAAGAACCGTCGTTCCTGCAGCTCTGAAAGGATGGACTTTCGCTTCGGCAACTGCAACCACACTTTCTCCATGGAGGATCTTTGCGAGGTGTTCCATTGCTATGACCTCAACCCCGATGAAGAAGTGGAGTATGAAtattctgatgtttggggtgcGATGATGACCGAAGGTGACGATCATGAGCTGGGCTACGCCAAATCCTCATCCATCCGCAACCCCGTCTTGAGGTACCTCCACCGAGCCATGATGCAATTGATGTTCGCTAGAGTCGATGGTGGAAGTGTCTCCCAAACAGAGCTCCATGTTATGTGGTGCATTCTCACCAAGGGATCCTCTTCACTCTCTATGTTGATCAGATTTCCAAGAAGGACGGGAGTGATATTTGTTACGGGAGATTGATCACGACACTTGCCGAACACATTGGCATCTCGACCGCGGGGTTCGCGGAGGATATGGGGAGCGTTTTATCACTTATGAGGTGCTCTTTTCGGCTGGGCTATTGAAGACCGATTTGTTGGGACTACCGCACCGGAAGACATGGAAAACAAACAGGTCCTTATGgatctatttaggtgattatgcattcaattccaatttcatgTAATTATTCTAGATCTATAGATGAACACATCAAATAAACACGTTGACATGCAATTTGATGTAGATTCGATTGTTACCTCTTGATCCATCATAGGATTGACGTTGCTAGCTGCACCACCCGGAGATCCTTGATTTATCGACCACGAATCTTCCACTCTATTCCCATGTCCTCGATTATTCATCCGTGTGGGCGGATCTCGAAGAATCAATAATAGTTTGATGAGATCAAGGAAgaacactacataaaataatCTACCTCAGTTCAATTCTATGGATTAGAATGAACAAGATAAGACAAGAATCAAAACCCTAGCTCTCCCTTTGGTAAGGCTCGAAAATCGAGGTGATGGAGAGAGAGAAGCCACGTGAGtggtggctagggtttagtATAGGAGAATTGTGTTATATGTCTTGTGTGCTAGGGTTTCCACATCTCATCACTACTTATAAGCTTGGACTAGGTTTGGGCTAGAGTGAGGATCCATTGAGCAATTTAGATGTTGGGCTCACCCATtagataaatatataattaaatcaattgattcatgatttaatatattatcaatggaatattattttgttccactaaagaataatattgcactcccatctaaattaccaaattacaaataacttgggtccattttattttgtaatatttcccgtgtttaagattatcttaatccatcaatttaattcttttgtcTGCTAcgtgacttgaattaaattaattctccaaagagttttctagtttgaaactttatttattattcgtggaataaaattccaactgcgcagatttctgaataataaatttctttttcaaacacctcttggggatttaatcataccacactgggcacgcgaattctatgaaataatattccaatacctTCATGTTATTCAATTATTACCACCCAAGATATCATGTTTGAGTTACGTACAAACTCTCtcatattgataagtcaaagttgcgtctgattaaataaacaatattgatattaatttcatagactagaaaatactaaaatttcttAAATATATTCTTTCAGTTGATAGAAATAAAGAATACATTTCGCATTAGATCCTTTCAATGCTTTACAACACCGGCGTTACTAATCTCTTCTTATGTAAGagagaattatcacaaacacCGCAACCATACCAATAGGTGGCCAAGCCTATCCAGGTTGTGAATAcgtttttcttcttactagatCTGGCCAAGTCCCCTACTGGATAACTCATGAGGATTCATCAAATTTCCCTACTTTGACCTTCTTAGTAAGAAGCCTTAgacttgtttattatatttcaataagtaaaccattatattatattatttattcttaTAATTAGGTAAACAAGTGGACGTGACATTTCTCGTATACATGCACAAGCTGACTGTACAAAGGCATGTACGCTCGAAGcatcttttagtatacaaatCCCAACACGATTCTAGCGGTCAAGCGTTTTTCATGCAAGTGGCTCGAGATCACTCTCCCGTTCTCATTTCTCACTTGACCAAGGTCGACATGTGGGACAACCGAGCCACGTGGAAGCTCGACACCGCCGCTCACCGACGAGCCATCGAAACCAACCCCATCAATGGGGAATTTAGGAGGAGGAACATTTCTTCTCGCATCCCCGCTTTCGACCCCGAAGATGACTCTGCCTTCGACACCATCGAAAACTATCAAGGGAGTAGGGCGCCGCCGCCGCACTAgagccaaccgccgtcgcggaAGGCCTAATGTCTATGAGGAGTTTCAAGCCAACACCTCCGCCCAATTAGGAGATATGTTCTCCTATATGCAAAACATGTCCAACACTTGGGACAATAGATGGGCGGAGCAACAACAAGAAAACGCCTTCAACCGCCAAGGATGGACGACATAAGGTGATTGGCGAACGACAGAACAAGACTTTTGGGAGCAATAAAGGCTAGAGGATGTTCATCAACGTCAACAAATCGCCGAGCTCCAAAGGATGACCGCCGAGGCTCGCGACGAGCCCCAAACCATGAGTAGCGACATCACCTATCTCATTGGCGCCTTCGACGACCTCAATGCTCGCTTCCCTCCTCCTCAAGAATGAAGAAGTCAAGCTCATGACTTAAAATGAGCACTTGTatcattatttgttttgttttggattgagacaatttttatttatgcttTTGAACATCTTTTTGAAGaagtttttagtttagttttagtaTTGAATTTTTTTCGCTGGTACTGGACTCTTCCCAGCGAACGCTGGCGCTtgcgcagcggcccgctggctGCTCACTAGAATGGTTCTGACTCTAACACAGTGACCGCTGAAGACGTCCAGTGACCCGCTGGCCATTCACCTCCCTCCAACCTCTACGCGAAAAAATTTCAAGGTATCTTTTATTGCTTTCATTAGTTTACTCATGTCCCTACCGACTCtataaacttattttacactttgttgtaaataagtttggggggatgaagtggtggaccgtgagcttagatttttgtttttgtttttgaaaattCCCGAAGTTGCATCCTTGTCATGAACTtaacatgaagaacttagagacatgcatgcttagggacacattagaccgagttaCCTATGATATAAAGTtttttcatctttgattaagcatggcttgacgttttgatttgatggtttggtaAAAAGGTGCATAgttagtgaattgcttgttcaccttgaatcatgcttataccctgtgagatttgagccttaatttctttcatgtgtgatttatctgcattcatgtatatgtttctagaacttgctcatagtctgcctaagtttacatagtgtttaagttgatttaggaggatgttaggccatcttttcaTACCTATttttatatccattttttttttacctttttcaaaaaaaaaatttctttatccctttggagccaatttAGAGCCTTCAAGCCttttctttggaagccaaatcaatggggacaattccttggATTAGTAtagtttttactttatcttgtgtaaaggaattggagagataaggggaaattgtaaaaagtgaaaaatagtgtgcttaatgttataaaagtgcatgttgtgaaatagaaaaaaattcaaaagtgtGCTTAATGTAGAAAGGATGCCTAtgtaagaaaagaaaagaaaaagaaagaaatgttgtaaaagaaaaggaaagaataTCGGAGgattggaaagtgagttgaaggaagaataaatgttaaaagtgtcttGGGTTTATAAGAAAAGTGGAGtttattttactctacttgCGATTTTTATTTTAGCCACTCTCtagccaaatattcctcacctaccaaagagcctacattacaacaaaaaataaagacctttcgggcttttgatgcttaatcacatctagtagaggagTGATTAGACTTTGAGCTAGCCTATGGTAAAtattgcatgatgcatgatttgagtgcttatacacattaccttatacactttgagagtgagagaacacttcccatctttggaaatttgccacatgtgagtgcatgaattcaaggtgttccacgagttagtaatgaaagtgcactaataagtcctacttgatttgattgcgttaatacATGCTTGATCTATCTTTTCCAAACTTTGAGGAAATTATgacgtctagtccttgtgcattccgtgcgtctattcttgtgtcttctatgttttgttcgaggacaaacaaaaatgtaagtttggggagttgatacgctcggattttgcatggttttaaggCCTTCTTTTtgtccgtttttaatgtcaaagttgcattacatgtccattatttacatattttatctattttggtttTTTTGACATGTTtcgtgagaaatgtgcatatttgagcctaaaaagggagtcaaaatgCAAAGTTGGAAATTTGGAGCTGTTTTGTatgtccagcggtccgctgcaacattGCCGGCGACCGCTGGCGCCCAACGACCGCTAGCCAGTAGTGGCCCGCTCtgggaaagttgtgcatgaagtcaagacacgcccagcgaccgctggggaaTGCATGGCGACCGCTACTgagagtccagagagttacggGATGATGGATGGCGACCGttgaaacaagtgcagcgaccGCCAGCCAAAGGTTAGAAGCCTCGGACCAACTCatggcgaccgctggccaaggtgcagcggcccacCAGGAAAAAGCGGCGAGCAgaatttgccctactttctctccaagatttaccatattttgcaaccctttTTCTTATATGAGAAGGAGAGATTTCTCCCCTATAAATAGCCTCCAAAGTTTCAtcaaaaatagatattctctTTGCCAAATATTTCCTGAGTTCaaaagttagagtgcttcattgtgGAAGgatttgaagaaggattcaagatcatcaaggctacaaggattcaatctttgggttttattgctttcattgtcttcccttcaatctatgtttttagcttattctatcatgtgtaactaaattcataggattctagggatgtgttagtaacttttattggtttatacaattctTATTTGTATTTAACAtccgtttgttcttactttgtttttccttaagttgttccataatacttcacgtttgagtgacacattcggtgatgatttaatataacttgctaaataatcgtgagaggaggttggcgagttagatcacttaatagacactacaattagcttcctttaaaacagcactgttaattgagagtgatgactttataagggtcttaggagcttctaggagttacgtatttaggattgacaagcctaatgtttgtaatcaacgtttgcatcgcatgagcataaactaggtgactcgttctatcaaagtaagaactgtgctagggttgtatagttggaatttgtataatcataattgtgaaagcacatccctggaattccttTATCTCTGTTCTTTTATCTCCtttatttatttgcaattagttgtttctttgctttctaaagttctttgttttcaaaaatctccaaatctttcggttttctaaatagtaattgagttttagtagaggatagACAATTTGTATTTgctttccccgtgatcgatatccggtactaacctttagtatactattcctactctgtatacttgcaggtatttatagtgctaataaaaagtgcatcataaagtaagagagatgaggaaaatgatagttaaaatagtgtttgtgaagagtgagacctacattattaatactagtatttaatggTGGCATATTGATATAAGTCgtaaataaatttatgaatATGGAAAATGAGTTTGGAAGAACTTTTCATAAAttgaaatgagatatttttatatgatggatgataaaaagaaaaatatcctTATTTTTGTGGCTCCATATTTCTAGCTCAAATGCAAGTCATATATGTGGAAATTTGTGAGTGTGGCGTTCGTGGTATTTGGGAGCACACATTGTTGACTTTCTCTTAACCATTTTGTCTATAAAAGGGTCATGAGAGAAATATTTATTGGTACACCGCTACTACATCAGAATAAAGCTTTTGAAAGCTtgcatcttcttctctcttttgtAGCTTAGGCTTTCTAATCCCAATATCTCAAAATATTGGTGTTGGCCTTTTTTAATAATCTCCACATTATTAGTGAAATTTTCTCCCTTGACCATGGACGTAGATCACAtagatcgaaccacgtaaatttttGTGTCTattatccaattttttttttcattctcttaACTTTGTTATTACTATACTACTTTTGGACTATTAGATTGAATTGGATCTCTAGTTCCTAATAAAAGAGATAGATTGCAGCAGAATTGATTCCATAATATTGTTATTTAGATTGTTCTTATTGCTGAGTTTGCTAGCTTATTCATTTAGATCTTAAATCCTATGCATACAACTATTTCATATTATACAAACATTACACACTTCATCTTTCAGTTGAGTTGAAACAAATACAAGAATAAAATATCCTTAAAATCGTGATCTTAGAAGTGAAGTGGGAGTAGGATTAATAGAAGCAAGAGTTGTCAACTCCTTGACTTGATTGAAGATTGACATATATTTATGGTGAAGAATCACCCATGCTTCAATTCCTTCACCATTTCTAGTCTCTACCAACCAAATCATATTCCAAACCAATCCTTCCATGGATTCATTGATGGTGTCGCATCTACTGAACCATATTGGCTTTCCCCATCCGAAATCAACACCGTAAAAATTATGACCACATAGGCTGGAGATGGGCAAAATATCAAATTCTGGAGAATATTCAGTCCACGTATTTTGAAGATTCTGGTAATAGCCCAACAACCCTAGGTCACCGCGCATTCGGTTGATGTAGTCGTCGTCGATCTTGACTATAGAGTCCCTCATTTTCCAGTGTAACGTTGTCGTCGTTGGTGCTAGACCCAGGAAATTGCCAAAGCACTCTGGAGGAAACGGAGGTTGGGCTCGGCGGCGGAGGTCCACGGTTTGTGTGAGCAATGACGTGGATTTCCCATTTGCAAGAGATGCATACATTAAACATTTCCAAAGTAAGGCTGACACAACTTCTACTGCCGAGGGGCGTTCCACATCGgataattttgattttagtaATGATACTGTCGATCTCTCAAACACGTATCTGTTGCAGATGTTAGTTAACTAAAGTTTACATATCTTATCTCTTTATCAAACTCAATTATATGTGGAGTATTATAATTCATACTTAGATCCGTCTCATTTAAAGTACTTGTCCGCTGTTAAATGtctcttttttttcattagTCCACCAATTAATCTCATTTCACTGTGATACTTTTTTTTCATTAGTCCGCCAATtaatctcatttcacttttatcacaTTTGGCAAATGATATTCATTCTACTCAGATTTTATTatgaaatcaatataaaaaagtaggaccatctttcactaactttttctaccatTTTTTATATAGTCAAACAGTTTCTTAAAACCCGAGCCCGTCAGAAATGGGACGTCTATTGGCAGACGGATcgagtattattttttgtattatttaattgtagtgtaaaattggtactccctccgttccttattaATCAAGGCacttcttttcggcacgaagattaaaAATAGTATGTTAAAGgatgatgaataaagtaagagagataaatagataataaaataagagagagaaaccttttgccaaaaatagaaataaatcaatCATATTAGAACctcccaaaatgaaaaaattactcATTTAacatggaacgaagggagtacatatTAAAGAGTACCACTCCCTTCGTCCACAATTAATTGACACTAATTTCCCTTTTCGTCCGTCCACAATTAATTGACACTCTTACTTTTTAGTACTCCCTTGATCCCTATGTAGTAGAagcgtttcattttgagcactcagTTTGAAAAAATGATGATAAATTGTTCTagtggagagagagtaaagttcgaaaaagaataatataaagaAGAACATTCTAtgtattattctctctctaactttattttctctctacgTTAATTATTATCTTTTTTCTAAAACGCAGTGCAGAAAATGGACTGCCTCAACTACatagggacggatggagtattactaGCCCACAATCCAATAACTTATCACAatacacattttattataaaactaatacggagtatataaaagtaggacataAGATATATATAAAACTTATTCAACCAATTTCCCActatatatttcttaaaactcgagTCAAGTCAAAACAAACTCAATTAATCGAACATTAATACTTGAAGTTGAAAAATTGGTGGATAatgttattaaaaataaaaatagattgaAACCGAAACAAAATACCACTAAAATTAGATTAATTTAGATATAGACTAAGCGATGGAATGAGGGAGTATTACATTGTGACGATTGATCTCCCAGTGTTGTGGATATCAGTAGTTGAACCAAGCTGCAACGCCATCTTCTCCTTCTGCGGAAACATATGCTGCGCCATGTAGTTGGGTAAACCGCCTCCGTACCCCCACGCGCCGCCTCACCCCACGACCGAAGAACAACCGACACCGTCGACCCATCCACCACCTTGTGCCAGAACACCGCTCCGATGGCCACGCCGCCGCAGTCAAACAAGTTGACTTGTACGAGCAAGACCGCGGAATGTGGCCCGGGATCAGTGCCCCAGTCGACAGCGCAGGTCAGGAGGAGACGCGAGCGGGGATCGGTGAGATGCTCCGACAGGTTGTGGCCTCTGAATCTGGCGACGGTGAAGGGAACGCCAGCGTCATTGCAGTCGCTGAAATCGCCGTCTCCTCTGGCCCTCCCGGCCAAAGGGTAGTAGCGGCTCAAGATAACGGAAAGCGATCGCTTCAGGTGGCGTGTGAGTGAATCTGGATCGTTGATTTTTTGGGCTGTGTTTGGATAATAGAGGGCGAGGGGAAGAGCCATTGGCGGGAAAATCTGGTCCAGCATCGAAAAATTGTAGCGCTCGGACAAGATGGCTTCACGTTTGTGCTTGATATTATTATTTCACCTTCCATTTTTGTTTTCtctaaattttatgaaaataatgcTTCACTAAAACAACATAATCAGGTAAATCAATTGTTTATCTTGACGATATATACAGATGCATTATTCATATGTTTCGTGATTGAGTCTTCGTTTTATAGTCGGCTTCTTAATTTTGCAATAtgctactccctctgtccataAAGTTTGTCCCAGTTTGACCACCGACATTGTTTGACAAAATTGTTCaactttgtattaaattgagGCAGAGGTGTGTAGTTGAATAAATGTCCCACATTGAGGAGATTGGAGTTTATTTTTGAAAAGATTCGAATTGAGACAAACTTTATATAACagatgaaaatgataaaataagacaAAATTTATGGAACGGAACGGAAGAAGTAGTATCTAAAAATTTAGTGTCTCTCAAGTTTTGTTGGCCCATTTGAGTCACCACCCTATTTCATGTCAACAATGTGTTATATATGGACCGCCTCCAATTAGTATATTGCTAGACGTACTTTTTTCATCTCAACCACAATGATAcactttttttagtttgttccaaataaaatgacatatttttatttttagaaacttTCTCTATACAATTAATACACATAACTGTTTTATCTTTCTACAATTAAATGTTCGTCTCCCTTCCTCTCTCTCCATTTGATACATGTACCCACATTTTCTCTCACTAATTAAACATATTAATCGACAACTCCTAAAATTCCGTGACGactaaataaatatgtattctTAGCTAggatagagggagtagtatttaacaATCCTCGTTTATAATATATTAAGCACAATTTGGTTGTTATTCACTTTATCCATTTGTGAAAAAAAGACAGATTTTGCCTCAgcataactttttaaaaattgctTGATGTGTATAATATAGATGGGTGGAAAAAAATAGTAGATTGAGAAGCTCATTACTAAATATGGAAAAAAAACTAaatctttaatttcttttatttgcaGACATTCTAAGATggcaatatatatataagattTTGCACATAGCTGGagtaggaaaatgatcaatacaaaaaatatatctCAATATAAAATctagaccaaatcctgaccatgagatttacCAATCTggtggtcaataattaaccaaaaacacgagGTCATTATTAAGCAGTTTTagatcatattataaaattcggaTTTGAGGGCATATTTAAGATTATTTTAgatcatccttactataatgacctaaaaataaattaacaatgacctataaatatatatataatttttgcaGATAGCTCGAGcggggttttgatctatgcaaaactagatttaaatacagaaacgcagaacaaaatcatacatatgaCATTTTTAGGTAATTTTAATAAaggatgacctaaaatgatctaaaaatgaCATCAAACTCAAATTATATAATATGACTTAAAACTGATAAATAATGACCTTCAGTGTTTCATCTAATTCTAGAGTCAAGATTTTGACTGGATTTCTgaatttaaacacatacttatttggATCATCTCCCAACTAgagtatatttaaatatttattcttGTTAGGGCTGgaaaaatataccgaaataccgcactcaccgtaccgaaaaaataacgaaaataccggattttcggtataccgtacttttcggtatggtatcataccgtaccgacagttttaggtacgataaaggtatgcattttgtatataccgcaaataacacggtataccgcaaatacggtatataccgcaattgcggtatataccgaaaat
Encoded here:
- the LOC121754466 gene encoding stemmadenine O-acetyltransferase-like, with the protein product MALPLALYYPNTAQKINDPDSLTRHLKRSLSVILSRYYPLAGRARGDGDFSDCNDAGVPFTVARFRGHNLSEHLTDPRSRLLLTCAVDWGTDPGPHSAVLLVQVNLFDCGGVAIGAVFWHKVVDGSTVSKEKMALQLGSTTDIHNTGRSIVTIYVFERSTVSLLKSKLSDVERPSAVEVVSALLWKCLMYASLANGKSTSLLTQTVDLRRRAQPPFPPECFGNFLGLAPTTTTLHWKMRDSIVKIDDDYINRMRGDLGLLGYYQNLQNTWTEYSPEFDILPISSLCGHNFYGVDFGWGKPIWFSRCDTINESMEGLVWNMIWLVETRNGEGIEAWVILHHKYMSIFNQVKELTTLASINPTPTSLLRSRF